Proteins encoded within one genomic window of Alteribacter populi:
- a CDS encoding SOS response-associated peptidase, with the protein MCGRYTLYADPDFLEREFEIENATDVFPIEHRYNIAPSQDVLSIVAGKHANRAGFMRWGLIPTWAKDSSIGYKMINARSETAHEKPSFRSLIQKRRCLIIASGFYEWRKEGIKKQPYYIQLSSKEPFVFAGLWDRWKHDGDTIVSCTILTTKANEKMATLHDRMPVILDREERQDWLNGNITDPHLLEPLYTPYSSEKMSYYPVTSFVSSPKNEGPACIEEMTSV; encoded by the coding sequence ATGTGCGGAAGGTATACGCTTTATGCAGATCCAGACTTCTTAGAACGTGAGTTTGAAATCGAAAATGCAACGGATGTATTTCCGATTGAACACAGATATAATATAGCCCCGAGTCAGGATGTCTTGTCGATTGTAGCAGGAAAGCATGCAAATCGCGCCGGTTTTATGAGGTGGGGGCTAATTCCCACTTGGGCAAAAGACTCTTCTATTGGTTATAAGATGATCAATGCCCGGTCGGAAACCGCTCATGAAAAGCCAAGCTTTAGGTCGTTAATTCAAAAACGACGATGTTTGATTATCGCGAGCGGGTTTTATGAATGGAGAAAAGAAGGGATAAAAAAACAGCCCTACTATATCCAACTTTCATCCAAGGAACCGTTCGTATTTGCAGGACTTTGGGACAGGTGGAAACACGACGGTGATACGATTGTTTCTTGCACGATTTTAACAACAAAAGCGAACGAAAAAATGGCAACCTTACATGACAGAATGCCAGTTATCCTTGACCGCGAAGAAAGGCAGGACTGGTTAAATGGAAATATTACCGACCCTCATTTGCTGGAGCCTTTGTATACACCATATTCTTCAGAAAAAATGTCGTATTATCCGGTAACCTCTTTTGTTAGCTCTCCAAAGAATGAAGGCCCTGCTTGTATAGAAGAGATGACATCAGTTTGA
- the ligD gene encoding DNA ligase D, producing MVMLPTRVEEWPENKNSWYYEVKYDGFRCQLQWTKRGVTLLSRGKHSLNERFPEIVSFCKKNAEKVAEHLPLTFDGELTMLTSAYTGDFEACQKRGRMKSQQSITLHQNRHPASFLAFDLLKYKGKNTKSETFKNRKSQLLHLFKELSWPLSPEFTQLREKPVQYIPAYSSPSEVWEVVTAYNGEGIIAKEAKSKWIDQRTMTWQKIKHYKAVRVLLTGEKDNGYFTVGVVDNANIIDVGSFHHGLQPSEREALQKVVRANSSKTKKGYQLENPLCITLNCTGMVGKELREPRFHSFELNDDANTYTKEQMTHDLHPIPDRVGVTNVDKILFPEASIDKRAYLHYLQLIGPLLLPWLKQRPITVIRYPDGIHKPSFYQKNVPDFAPSFVETKYWEGHQSIVVNKMETLLWLGNQAAIEFHIPSETVDGKIQELYMDLDPPTNNDFPMAVRAAIDVKELCDDWGLTCLVKTSGRKGLQVYLPIPAGAFTYKQCRIFLSFLAEVLIKKNPDERTTERLKSKRGSRLYIDYLQHGKGKTIIAPYSLRALPQASISTLLEWNEMNSSLKPSHFTIQSVLDRTKNGIATTKQEDRVNNQHYLTVLLKELDKSN from the coding sequence ATGGTGATGCTACCAACAAGAGTAGAAGAATGGCCGGAAAATAAAAATTCCTGGTATTATGAAGTCAAATATGACGGCTTCCGTTGCCAGCTTCAGTGGACAAAACGCGGGGTTACACTACTAAGTCGAGGGAAACACTCATTAAACGAGCGATTTCCTGAGATTGTTTCCTTTTGTAAAAAGAATGCCGAAAAAGTGGCTGAGCATCTTCCTCTAACATTTGACGGAGAATTAACGATGCTTACAAGCGCTTATACAGGTGATTTTGAAGCTTGCCAAAAACGTGGCCGAATGAAAAGTCAGCAATCCATTACGCTTCATCAAAACAGGCACCCTGCCTCTTTTTTAGCCTTTGATTTACTTAAATATAAAGGAAAAAACACTAAATCAGAGACATTTAAAAATAGAAAATCCCAATTATTACACTTGTTTAAAGAATTATCCTGGCCCTTATCACCGGAATTTACACAGCTCCGTGAAAAACCAGTGCAATATATACCTGCTTATTCTAGCCCAAGCGAAGTGTGGGAGGTGGTTACTGCATATAACGGTGAGGGGATCATAGCAAAGGAGGCTAAAAGTAAATGGATCGACCAAAGAACAATGACTTGGCAAAAAATCAAACATTATAAGGCTGTACGCGTGCTTTTAACTGGGGAGAAAGATAACGGTTATTTTACAGTTGGAGTAGTGGATAACGCCAACATTATCGATGTCGGTTCATTCCACCATGGATTACAACCTTCAGAAAGAGAGGCGCTCCAAAAGGTGGTCCGAGCAAACAGCAGTAAGACCAAAAAGGGATATCAATTAGAAAATCCTTTATGTATAACTCTAAACTGTACCGGAATGGTCGGAAAAGAGCTGCGCGAACCTCGCTTTCATTCATTTGAGCTGAATGACGACGCTAATACTTATACTAAAGAACAGATGACGCACGACCTTCATCCGATTCCTGATCGAGTTGGGGTAACAAACGTAGACAAAATCCTTTTTCCAGAAGCCTCTATTGATAAGCGGGCCTACTTACACTACTTGCAATTGATCGGTCCCTTATTACTTCCTTGGCTTAAACAAAGACCCATTACGGTCATACGTTACCCTGACGGGATTCATAAACCTTCGTTTTATCAAAAAAACGTTCCGGATTTTGCACCTTCTTTTGTAGAAACAAAATATTGGGAGGGTCATCAATCAATCGTGGTGAATAAAATGGAAACGTTGCTTTGGTTAGGCAACCAAGCGGCCATTGAATTTCATATCCCATCTGAGACGGTAGACGGTAAAATCCAGGAACTGTACATGGATCTTGATCCTCCGACGAATAACGACTTCCCCATGGCTGTTAGAGCGGCCATTGATGTAAAGGAACTGTGTGATGATTGGGGACTGACTTGCTTAGTTAAGACTTCTGGCAGAAAAGGACTCCAAGTTTACCTCCCAATTCCAGCAGGTGCTTTCACTTATAAACAGTGCCGGATTTTTTTATCCTTTTTGGCAGAGGTGCTTATCAAGAAAAACCCTGACGAACGAACGACGGAAAGATTAAAATCTAAGCGTGGCAGCCGGCTTTACATTGATTATTTGCAGCACGGTAAAGGAAAAACAATCATCGCTCCGTACTCCTTACGTGCCCTTCCTCAAGCTTCTATTTCGACTTTGCTTGAATGGAACGAGATGAACTCTTCTTTAAAGCCCAGTCATTTTACAATACAATCGGTTCTAGATAGAACAAAGAATGGCATAGCAACAACAAAACAAGAAGATCGAGTTAACAATCAGCATTACTTAACAGTACTTTTAAAGGAACTGGACAAATCAAACTGA
- a CDS encoding Ku protein, giving the protein MHTIWKGTVSFGLVNIPVKLHAATENKDISLRQLHKECHTPIRYDRTCPNCEKEVEKEEIVRGFEYTKNKFVVIEDEELKEIQQAQAERSVEILDFVKLEEIDPIYFDRSYYLSPNEGGSKAYTLLRKALEESGKIGVAKIMIRAKEHLAVLRVYQNTLLMETIHFPDEVRQADLVPNIPEEESISKKELTTAKMLIDQLTTEFDPEKYKDEYRADLIDLIEKKQSGEEVVTAKEPKLDTSNVTDLMDALQESIEKTKKGKKKSTTKKQTSQKKKKNA; this is encoded by the coding sequence ATGCATACGATTTGGAAAGGAACAGTCAGCTTTGGATTAGTGAACATTCCTGTAAAACTGCATGCAGCCACAGAAAATAAAGATATTTCATTGCGACAGCTTCATAAAGAATGTCATACGCCAATACGGTATGACAGAACTTGTCCTAATTGTGAAAAGGAAGTTGAAAAAGAGGAAATTGTACGCGGTTTTGAATATACGAAAAATAAATTTGTTGTCATTGAAGATGAGGAATTAAAAGAAATCCAACAGGCACAAGCGGAACGATCTGTAGAAATTCTTGATTTTGTAAAATTAGAAGAGATTGATCCGATTTACTTTGACCGCAGTTATTATCTTTCTCCCAATGAAGGCGGCTCGAAAGCGTATACTTTGTTAAGGAAAGCGTTAGAAGAGTCCGGTAAAATTGGTGTAGCAAAAATTATGATTCGCGCCAAAGAGCATTTAGCTGTTTTACGTGTATATCAAAATACACTTTTGATGGAAACCATTCATTTTCCTGATGAAGTCCGGCAGGCTGATTTAGTTCCGAACATTCCAGAAGAGGAAAGTATCTCTAAAAAAGAGCTAACTACAGCAAAAATGCTTATTGACCAGCTTACAACTGAATTTGATCCAGAAAAATATAAGGACGAGTACCGTGCGGATCTCATCGACCTCATCGAAAAGAAACAATCTGGAGAAGAAGTGGTCACCGCAAAAGAACCAAAACTTGATACGTCCAATGTGACTGATTTAATGGATGCTCTTCAAGAGTCGATTGAGAAAACAAAAAAAGGAAAGAAAAAATCAACTACGAAAAAGCAGACGTCTCAGAAAAAAAAGAAAAATGCTTAA
- a CDS encoding 2-oxoglutarate dehydrogenase E1 component: MDTKHVQMDEGWSQFHGPNLGYLLEMYDLYEEDRGAVDEELKVFFETWGAPSSTTKVEQFNDGAGDVTAAIQAAKLADDIRRNGHLMAKLSSVEDRVTEDLFNLTNYHLTEDALKSIPAQLLTPHAPNSVKNGLDAIEHLKKAYSSALAFEFNQVHDLEEREWLFKMVESEEYRPSFTEEMRKNLLDRLNHVEGFEHFLHKTFVGQKRFSIEGLDSMVPMLDNAVRESVQDGANNVMIGMAHRGRLNVLAHVLGKPYDIIFSEFHDAPNKELVPSEGSVGINYGWTGDVKYHLGADREITEDTANATVTLANNPSHLEFVNPVVEGFTRAAQDDRREPGYPKQDKSKAMAILIHGDAAFPGQGIVAETLNLSQLTGYSTGGTVHVIANNMIGFTTSSHDSRSTNYASDLAKGFEVPVIHVNADEPEACVAAMHLAYEYRKQFEKDVLIDIIGYRRYGHNEMDEPAATQPDLYRKIRKHPTVFNLYSQKLVEKGIINENDSEKMRSELLEELQSKFEKIKENKRDSVGEMNPPDTVVKRLDNIETAVDLDTLKAINNELLNFPEEFNVFPKLKKILQRRAGAFEGEGSIDWALAETLAFASILNDGKPIRLTGQDSERGTFSQRHIVLTDSENNEQYSPLHTMEQAKATFAVHNSPLSEAAVVGFEYGYTVQSPETLTIWEAQYGDFSNGAQVIFDQFVSGGRAKWGQKSGLVLLLPHGFEGQGPEHSSGRVERFLQLAAENNWHVTNVTSAAQYFHLLRRQATILEKDEVRPLVVMTPKSLLRHGKVISASEELTNGMFQPILEQPGLAENPEQVKRLVFTTGKLAIDLAEATEDLEDKDTVHIVRVEEIYPFPRQAVEELKEKYPNAKEWVWAQEEPSNMGAWHYVFPHLRNLAEDHADVLYIGRRRRSAPAEGDPKAHKQDQQRIVEDALSLNSEGREEE; this comes from the coding sequence ATGGACACAAAACATGTTCAAATGGATGAAGGGTGGTCTCAATTTCATGGACCTAACCTCGGATATTTGCTTGAAATGTATGATCTTTACGAGGAAGATCGCGGAGCAGTAGACGAGGAACTAAAGGTATTTTTTGAAACATGGGGAGCACCAAGTTCAACTACGAAGGTAGAACAGTTTAATGATGGCGCGGGTGACGTAACAGCTGCAATCCAAGCCGCAAAGTTAGCTGATGACATCAGACGTAATGGACACCTTATGGCAAAGCTCTCATCTGTAGAAGACAGAGTGACAGAAGACTTGTTTAATCTTACGAATTATCACTTAACTGAGGACGCATTAAAGTCAATCCCAGCACAATTGCTGACACCGCATGCGCCAAACTCAGTAAAGAATGGGCTGGATGCGATAGAGCATCTCAAGAAAGCATACAGTTCTGCACTGGCATTTGAATTTAACCAGGTACATGACCTTGAAGAGCGTGAATGGTTATTTAAAATGGTGGAATCCGAAGAGTATCGTCCATCATTTACAGAAGAAATGCGAAAAAATCTTTTAGATCGTCTTAACCACGTAGAAGGGTTCGAGCATTTCCTACATAAGACGTTTGTAGGTCAGAAGCGATTTTCTATTGAAGGTTTAGATTCCATGGTACCGATGCTGGACAACGCTGTCAGAGAATCAGTCCAGGACGGGGCGAACAATGTTATGATTGGCATGGCTCACCGTGGACGTCTGAATGTTTTGGCACATGTGTTAGGAAAGCCTTACGATATCATTTTTTCCGAGTTTCATGACGCACCAAACAAGGAATTGGTACCATCAGAAGGATCTGTTGGGATTAACTATGGCTGGACCGGTGATGTGAAGTACCACCTTGGTGCAGATCGCGAAATTACTGAAGATACAGCTAACGCTACGGTTACACTGGCAAATAACCCAAGTCACCTTGAATTTGTTAATCCTGTTGTTGAAGGCTTTACGAGAGCTGCACAAGACGATAGAAGGGAACCGGGATATCCTAAACAAGATAAATCAAAAGCGATGGCAATTTTAATTCACGGTGACGCAGCATTCCCGGGTCAGGGAATTGTCGCTGAAACGTTAAACTTATCTCAACTAACAGGCTACTCTACAGGCGGAACAGTTCACGTTATCGCCAACAATATGATCGGGTTTACAACATCAAGCCATGACTCCCGCTCAACAAATTATGCAAGTGATTTAGCAAAAGGATTTGAAGTTCCGGTTATTCACGTAAATGCTGACGAACCTGAAGCATGTGTTGCAGCTATGCACCTTGCTTATGAATATCGCAAACAGTTCGAAAAGGACGTCCTGATAGACATTATTGGATATCGTCGTTATGGACATAATGAAATGGACGAACCTGCGGCGACACAGCCAGATTTATACAGAAAAATCCGCAAGCATCCAACAGTTTTTAACTTATACAGTCAAAAACTAGTAGAAAAAGGTATTATTAATGAAAATGATTCAGAAAAAATGCGAAGTGAATTATTGGAAGAGCTTCAATCGAAGTTTGAGAAAATCAAGGAAAATAAGCGAGACTCCGTTGGTGAAATGAACCCTCCTGATACAGTTGTAAAAAGGTTGGATAATATTGAAACAGCGGTTGACTTGGACACGCTAAAAGCAATTAATAACGAATTATTGAACTTTCCTGAAGAATTCAATGTTTTCCCTAAACTCAAGAAGATTCTGCAACGTCGTGCAGGAGCATTTGAAGGAGAAGGATCTATTGATTGGGCTTTAGCTGAAACATTGGCATTTGCGTCGATCCTTAATGATGGAAAACCGATCCGTTTAACTGGACAAGACTCAGAGCGGGGAACGTTTTCTCAACGACACATTGTGCTCACTGACAGTGAAAACAATGAACAATATTCGCCATTACACACAATGGAACAGGCAAAAGCGACATTTGCAGTTCATAATAGCCCTCTTTCAGAAGCGGCTGTTGTAGGGTTTGAATACGGCTATACTGTGCAATCACCAGAAACGTTAACAATCTGGGAAGCACAATATGGTGACTTTTCAAATGGTGCACAAGTCATTTTTGATCAGTTCGTATCTGGTGGAAGAGCGAAGTGGGGACAAAAATCAGGATTAGTCCTTTTATTACCTCATGGTTTTGAAGGACAAGGCCCAGAGCATTCAAGCGGAAGAGTTGAAAGGTTTTTACAGCTTGCTGCTGAAAACAACTGGCATGTGACGAACGTTACAAGTGCAGCTCAATATTTCCATCTTCTACGACGTCAAGCAACGATTCTTGAAAAGGATGAGGTTCGCCCATTAGTGGTGATGACACCGAAGAGCTTGCTTCGTCATGGGAAAGTGATTTCAGCAAGTGAAGAGCTTACGAACGGAATGTTTCAACCTATCCTTGAACAACCGGGATTAGCAGAAAATCCAGAGCAAGTGAAACGATTAGTGTTTACGACAGGAAAACTGGCTATAGATTTAGCGGAAGCAACCGAGGACCTTGAAGATAAAGACACAGTCCACATTGTAAGAGTCGAAGAAATTTATCCGTTCCCTCGCCAAGCTGTTGAAGAGTTAAAAGAGAAATATCCAAATGCTAA